The nucleotide window CCAGGCCATGCGGCTGGAGCCACCTAGTTCCCCCACAATGGTGGGCAGGGCGGTGCCGACGATGGTCTGGTCCATAGCGGACAGGAACATGACGCCCATCAGGGAGACGTAGACCGCCCAGAAGCGGCGGTCGGGGCGGAAGGCCAAGGCGTTTGCGGTCTTGTTCTCTGTAGTGCTTTCAGTAGTGCTCAATGCGGTGCTTTCGTTTCTTCGTCGTTTTACTGGTCGCGGGGTGGGACAAGCGCACCGGAGATTGTGGGCGCGTTGGACAGGCGCAGCGATCGGCCTGGTGTCACTCGGTCGGCTAGGGCTCAGGCAGGCCTAGGACCTGGGCCAGTGCGGCCCCGGCGTCGGAAACAGTGGTGCTGAGCAGCAGCGTGTCGTCGTCGGTCTCAATCCAGCGGTCGATGGCGGCGCGCTGTAGTGCGGTGCCCAGGTGGGCGACGGCGCGCACCTGCGGATCGGTACGCGGTAGGTCCAGGCGGCGGGCGACGGCCTCGTGGAGCAGTTCGGTGAAGGCACGCATCTTGAGGTGCAGCGCCTGTTTGAGTTCGGGGCTCTGGCGCATGAGGGTGAGGAGCTGGCGGACGCGGGCGCGGCGGAGGCTGGCGAGTTCGCCATCGGCCTCGGTGGTGCGCACGCCGTCGGATACCAGCCTGGTCAGGTCGGCCAGGAGCGGACCCGTGCCGGTGGTGAAGGTGGCTACGGCCTCGTCGTCGGGGGTCAGGGGGAACTCCAGGAAGAGGTCGGCTTTGCAGGAGACGTGGTTGAACACCGTGCGGCGGGAGACGCCGGCCAGGGCGGCGACGTCGTCAAAGGTGGTGGCGTCATAGCCCTTGTCCTGGGCGAGGGCGAAGGCGGCGGCGCGAATAGCGGCGCAGGTGCGGCGGGTGCGGGCTTCGCGCAGGGGAGTCTTAAGGCTCACAACCAAAATATTTGCACTCAGTGCATCTTTGCACCAGGTGCAGACTTAGTTGAGTCAAACACGCCGCACAGGCGGCACACACCCCAGGTCAACCCCCGTGGCATAGGTTTTACTAATTTATGATTTAAGCCGAGACGGGTTGCGTCTATCTATTACGGGACGTAACCTGTCGCTTACAAGAGGCCATCGGCCGTAATACACGACATAGGAGATCAGAGCATGCCAGTACTCACCATTGGCGACCAGTTCCCCGCCTACGAACTCACCGCCGTCGTCGCAGGAAATCTCAAAGACGTTGAGGCCACCAAGCCCGAGGACTACTTCACCACCGTCTCCAGCGACGTCCCCGCGGGCACCTGGCGGGTCGTGTTTTTCTGGCCCAAGGACTTCACCTTCGTGTGCCCCACGGAGATCGCCTCCTTTGGTGACCTGTACGCCGAGTTCAAGGACCGCGACTGCGAGGTCATTGGCATCTCCACGGACAACGAGTACACGCATTACGCCTGGCGCCGCAGCCACGAGAAGCTACAGAACCTGCCCTTCCCCATGGCCGCCGACCTCAAGCGCGAGCTGGTCACGGCCCTGGGCGTCCTCAACGCCGACGGCGTCTGCGACCGCGCCACCTTCATCGTGGACCCCAACAACACCATCCAGTTCGTCGCCGTAGACGCTGGCTCCGTGGGCCGCAACACCGACGAGGTGCTCCGCCA belongs to Actinomyces trachealis and includes:
- a CDS encoding TetR/AcrR family transcriptional regulator; the protein is MSLKTPLREARTRRTCAAIRAAAFALAQDKGYDATTFDDVAALAGVSRRTVFNHVSCKADLFLEFPLTPDDEAVATFTTGTGPLLADLTRLVSDGVRTTEADGELASLRRARVRQLLTLMRQSPELKQALHLKMRAFTELLHEAVARRLDLPRTDPQVRAVAHLGTALQRAAIDRWIETDDDTLLLSTTVSDAGAALAQVLGLPEP
- a CDS encoding peroxiredoxin, whose translation is MPVLTIGDQFPAYELTAVVAGNLKDVEATKPEDYFTTVSSDVPAGTWRVVFFWPKDFTFVCPTEIASFGDLYAEFKDRDCEVIGISTDNEYTHYAWRRSHEKLQNLPFPMAADLKRELVTALGVLNADGVCDRATFIVDPNNTIQFVAVDAGSVGRNTDEVLRQLDALQSDELCACNWQAGAATIDALHEMEA